The Flexivirga oryzae genome has a segment encoding these proteins:
- a CDS encoding 3-methyladenine DNA glycosylase: MSTRLPYAEWAPLAAAHARRVDELTRGHRERRASGRSHPVEDFLFTYYSHRPALLRRWHPGLGRGLYDAPQHAGWRFYRSDTDGAVSVDADLFARERGSTVGFVRSLLTATADRPPTLGCFGLHEWAMVYRSGEGDVRHESWPLRLGAAGTDEVVERHTVRCSHYDAFRFFTGEARPRNTLQPTREQQVALEQPGCLHAGMDLYKWAYKLTPAVPSALVLDCFELARDIRVLDMEASPYDLRELGYRPVPIETPDGKAEYVRRQREFADRGQALRQRLIAVCDQLQGAPPDTPSPTGPQTHRRAQ; encoded by the coding sequence ATGTCGACCCGCCTGCCGTATGCCGAGTGGGCGCCGCTGGCCGCGGCGCACGCGCGACGGGTCGACGAACTCACCCGCGGGCACCGGGAGCGGCGGGCATCCGGCCGCAGCCACCCGGTCGAGGACTTCCTCTTCACCTACTACTCGCACCGGCCGGCGCTGCTGCGCCGCTGGCACCCCGGCCTCGGCCGGGGTTTGTATGACGCCCCGCAGCATGCCGGCTGGCGGTTCTACCGGTCGGATACGGACGGCGCGGTGTCGGTCGACGCGGACCTGTTCGCGCGCGAACGCGGCTCGACCGTGGGCTTCGTGCGGTCCCTGCTCACCGCCACCGCGGACCGGCCGCCGACGCTGGGCTGTTTCGGGCTGCACGAGTGGGCGATGGTCTACCGGTCCGGCGAAGGCGACGTCCGCCACGAATCATGGCCGTTGCGGCTCGGCGCTGCGGGCACCGACGAGGTGGTCGAGCGCCATACCGTCCGGTGCTCGCACTACGACGCGTTCCGCTTCTTCACCGGCGAGGCCCGCCCGCGCAACACCTTGCAGCCGACCCGGGAGCAGCAGGTGGCGCTGGAGCAGCCGGGCTGCCTGCACGCCGGGATGGACCTCTACAAATGGGCCTACAAGCTGACGCCCGCGGTCCCGAGTGCGCTGGTGCTCGACTGTTTCGAGCTCGCGCGCGACATCCGGGTGCTCGACATGGAGGCATCGCCGTACGACCTGCGCGAGCTCGGCTATCGGCCGGTGCCGATCGAGACTCCCGACGGGAAGGCCGAATACGTGCGCCGGCAGAGGGAGTTCGCCGACCGTGGCCAAGCCCTGCGGCAGCGCCTGATCGCCGTGTGCGACCAGCTCCAGGGCGCCCCACCCGACACTCCCTCGCCGACAGGCCCACAAACGCACCGACGGGCTCAGTAA